The proteins below come from a single Iocasia fonsfrigidae genomic window:
- the metG gene encoding methionine--tRNA ligase yields MSVFIGGAWPYANGSLHLGHIASLLPGDILARYYRLKGEDVLYVSGSDCHGTPIALRANNENIAPEDITNRYHQEFRDCFRKLGFTYDLYTRTDQPVHYSIVQKIFRQLLEKDYIYKKGIEQLFCENCNQYLPDRYVEGICPICGAIARGDQCDTCSSLIEPLELKERVCKLCGGEPVVKGTEQFYFALAKFGNQLNDILAKSPSEWRDNAIKLTKRYLQEGLKDRAVTRDLSWGISVPIKEYEEKKIYVWIEAVLGYLSASMQWAEETNSDWQRYWGEDVTAYYVHGKDNIPFHTLILPALLLGIGNLHLPDKIISSEYLTIEGRKLSTSKNWAVWVPCMLERYNPDSIRYYLSINGPEKRDCNFSWEEFINSHNGELLAAYGNFVNRTLVFVEKYYDSKVPASNINSEIKRRIIALYEQVGNLIEKGEFKESLESIFSFIRRMNKYFDEEKPWISVKENMSLCKNTIYTCVQSIINLSNLLNPFLPFSSQKLRDMMNLDKAKWSYIELEAKSPIRDIKILFKRIDKERIKEERQRLLMNGVE; encoded by the coding sequence ATGAGTGTTTTTATCGGTGGTGCCTGGCCTTATGCCAATGGTTCTCTACACTTAGGACATATAGCGAGTTTATTACCAGGTGATATACTTGCTAGATATTATAGATTAAAGGGTGAAGATGTTTTATATGTCTCAGGAAGTGATTGTCATGGAACCCCTATTGCCTTGCGGGCCAATAATGAAAATATTGCTCCTGAGGATATAACAAATAGATATCATCAGGAATTTAGAGATTGTTTCAGAAAACTTGGATTTACTTATGATTTATACACTAGAACAGACCAACCTGTTCATTATTCGATAGTACAGAAAATATTTCGTCAGCTTCTGGAAAAAGATTATATCTATAAAAAAGGGATAGAACAGTTATTTTGTGAAAATTGTAATCAGTATCTCCCTGACCGATATGTAGAAGGTATCTGTCCTATTTGTGGTGCTATTGCCAGAGGTGACCAGTGTGATACATGTTCAAGTTTAATTGAACCCCTTGAATTGAAAGAAAGAGTTTGTAAATTATGTGGTGGAGAACCAGTCGTGAAAGGGACTGAGCAGTTCTATTTTGCACTAGCGAAATTTGGAAATCAGTTGAATGATATTTTAGCTAAAAGCCCATCTGAATGGCGTGATAATGCTATTAAATTAACAAAAAGGTATCTGCAGGAAGGGTTAAAAGATAGAGCTGTTACCAGAGATTTATCCTGGGGAATAAGTGTACCAATTAAAGAATATGAAGAGAAAAAAATATATGTTTGGATTGAAGCAGTTTTAGGATATTTGTCAGCTAGTATGCAGTGGGCAGAAGAGACAAATAGTGACTGGCAAAGATACTGGGGAGAAGATGTAACAGCATATTATGTTCATGGTAAGGATAATATACCTTTTCATACACTTATTCTACCTGCATTGCTTTTGGGTATTGGTAATTTACATTTACCCGACAAGATTATTTCAAGTGAGTATTTAACTATAGAAGGAAGAAAATTATCAACCAGTAAGAATTGGGCAGTATGGGTGCCTTGTATGTTGGAAAGGTATAATCCAGATTCAATTAGGTATTATCTTTCAATTAATGGTCCAGAAAAAAGGGATTGTAATTTTTCCTGGGAAGAATTCATTAATAGTCATAATGGAGAATTACTTGCTGCCTATGGAAATTTTGTAAATAGGACATTAGTCTTTGTAGAGAAGTATTATGATTCTAAAGTCCCTGCTTCTAATATTAATTCTGAAATAAAGAGAAGAATAATTGCTTTATATGAACAAGTTGGTAATTTAATTGAAAAAGGAGAGTTTAAAGAATCCTTAGAAAGCATATTTTCTTTTATAAGAAGGATGAACAAATATTTTGATGAGGAAAAACCATGGATTAGTGTTAAAGAAAATATGAGTCTATGTAAAAATACTATTTATACATGTGTACAGAGTATTATTAACCTATCTAATTTACTGAACCCATTTTTGCCTTTTTCATCTCAAAAGCTCAGAGATATGATGAATTTAGATAAGGCTAAGTGGTCATATATAGAGCTAGAGGCAAAAAGCCCTATCCGGGATATAAAAATATTGTTTAAGAGAATAGATAAAGAACGGATTAAAGAAGAAAGACAGAGATTATTAATGAATGGAGTAGAATAA
- a CDS encoding VOC family protein: MSIKYVHTNIIARDWKKLSQFYINVFDCKPLYPERDLSGKWIDKMTNINNVNIKGIHLRLPGYENGPTLEIFEYKPQKLRNSESEINDQGFGHIAFHVDAVDDVLEKVLQNGGKKLGQIIKKDYSELGILTAVYAQDPEGNFIEIQNWSK, from the coding sequence ATGAGTATTAAATACGTTCATACAAATATTATTGCTCGTGATTGGAAAAAATTATCTCAATTTTATATTAACGTTTTTGATTGTAAACCTTTATATCCAGAAAGAGACCTTTCAGGTAAATGGATAGATAAGATGACAAATATTAATAATGTTAATATAAAGGGTATACATTTAAGATTACCAGGTTATGAAAATGGACCAACTTTAGAAATTTTTGAATATAAACCTCAAAAATTAAGGAATAGTGAGAGTGAAATAAATGATCAGGGTTTTGGTCATATAGCATTTCATGTTGATGCAGTAGATGATGTATTAGAAAAGGTATTACAGAATGGTGGGAAAAAACTGGGTCAAATTATTAAAAAAGATTATAGTGAACTTGGAATTTTAACAGCAGTGTATGCACAAGATCCAGAGGGGAATTTTATAGAAATACAAAATTGGAGTAAATAG
- a CDS encoding AAA family ATPase, translated as MQNPLKQIPIGVDNFKEIIEREGYFVDKTLFIKDIIENISKVILLTRPRRFGKTLNFSMLKCFLEIPECRKLENEDKDYLYLFENLKISEDERFIKKNFGQYPVLNFSFKKIKANNWQDAEYLFKEEISREYHRHSYLLDDDIIESSGIRKKYERIMNMEGQIIEYTAAIADLTKYLNKYYFKKHYNKKVIVLIDEYDTPLHYAKLNGYYNEMLNVMRALMVDGMKSNNNLEKAIVTGIMKISQESIFSSFNNPEIATVNSKYCADQFGFTETEVLAMLKYYGLEQYQQTIQEWYNGYLFGNKTVIYNPWSILSFIKADDHLPKAYWINTGDTTLIKRCLQLDQVKGKEYIQKLYQGKTLEMEVEENIIYEDVFNNVDKAFSYLLHAGYLKARQSERGDEKFLLSIPNREVATIYKNILKNWFTVEQKTNFFISDMFKHLLSMDIEKFENDLGSLLLTVSSYYDTASVNRQIKMTAKREETERFENFYHGLMLGLMVNIVDDYYIESNKEYGLGRPDIVILPKDINKTGYIMEFKNVFVSSDKKVEDAAREALEQIEEKKYEEGLKKTGVKKFIKIGLGFKGKEVKVEIN; from the coding sequence ATGCAAAACCCATTAAAACAAATACCTATCGGCGTAGATAATTTTAAAGAAATTATTGAAAGAGAAGGATATTTTGTAGATAAAACTTTATTTATTAAAGATATTATTGAAAACATAAGTAAAGTAATCCTTCTTACTCGTCCACGTAGGTTTGGAAAAACCTTAAATTTTAGCATGTTGAAATGTTTTCTGGAGATTCCAGAATGTAGAAAACTTGAAAACGAGGATAAAGATTACTTATATCTATTTGAGAACCTAAAAATATCTGAAGATGAAAGATTCATAAAAAAGAATTTTGGACAATATCCAGTTCTAAATTTTTCATTTAAGAAGATAAAAGCAAATAATTGGCAGGATGCAGAATATTTATTTAAAGAAGAAATTTCCAGGGAATATCATCGTCATAGTTATTTATTGGATGATGATATAATAGAATCTTCTGGTATTAGAAAGAAATACGAACGGATTATGAATATGGAAGGACAAATTATAGAATATACAGCAGCTATAGCTGATTTAACAAAATATCTTAATAAATATTATTTTAAAAAGCATTACAACAAAAAAGTAATTGTTTTAATTGATGAATATGATACACCTTTACATTATGCGAAATTAAATGGCTATTATAATGAAATGTTAAATGTTATGCGGGCTTTAATGGTTGATGGTATGAAGAGTAATAATAATCTTGAAAAAGCTATTGTTACTGGAATTATGAAAATATCTCAGGAAAGTATTTTTAGCTCTTTTAATAATCCAGAAATAGCTACAGTAAATAGTAAGTATTGTGCTGACCAATTTGGATTTACTGAGACTGAGGTTTTGGCAATGCTTAAATATTATGGATTAGAGCAATATCAGCAGACTATTCAGGAGTGGTATAATGGGTATCTCTTTGGAAATAAGACAGTAATTTATAACCCCTGGAGTATCTTAAGTTTTATTAAAGCAGATGATCATCTTCCTAAAGCTTATTGGATAAATACTGGAGATACAACACTGATAAAAAGATGTCTGCAGTTAGATCAAGTTAAGGGTAAAGAATATATCCAGAAACTTTATCAGGGGAAAACTCTGGAAATGGAAGTGGAAGAGAATATTATTTATGAAGATGTTTTCAACAATGTAGACAAAGCCTTTAGTTACTTACTACATGCCGGGTATTTGAAAGCCAGGCAGAGTGAGAGGGGAGATGAAAAATTTCTTTTAAGTATACCTAATCGGGAAGTAGCTACAATCTATAAAAACATATTAAAGAACTGGTTTACTGTAGAACAAAAAACCAACTTTTTTATTAGTGATATGTTTAAACATCTATTATCAATGGATATAGAAAAATTCGAAAATGATCTAGGTTCATTACTTCTCACAGTAAGTAGTTATTATGATACAGCTAGTGTTAATAGACAGATAAAAATGACTGCCAAAAGAGAAGAAACAGAAAGATTTGAAAATTTTTATCATGGTCTTATGCTAGGTCTTATGGTGAATATAGTGGATGACTATTATATTGAAAGTAATAAGGAATATGGACTGGGAAGACCGGACATAGTGATTTTGCCCAAAGATATCAATAAAACAGGATATATTATGGAATTTAAAAATGTGTTTGTATCGTCAGATAAAAAGGTAGAAGATGCTGCCAGGGAGGCACTAGAGCAGATAGAGGAGAAGAAATATGAAGAAGGTTTGAAAAAGACAGGAGTTAAAAAGTTTATTAAGATAGGGCTTGGGTTTAAGGGGAAAGAAGTAAAAGTAGAGATAAATTAA
- a CDS encoding restriction endonuclease subunit S domain-containing protein, whose translation MVNFQDIVEYFDKETNKTDILIDKILQQISNLKEYNQALISNAITGKIDIREVYQNE comes from the coding sequence ATGGTAAACTTTCAGGACATAGTAGAATATTTCGACAAAGAAACAAACAAAACAGACATTCTCATAGATAAAATACTCCAGCAAATTTCTAACCTAAAAGAATATAACCAGGCCCTTATATCCAATGCCATAACTGGCAAGATAGATATCAGGGAGGTTTATCAGAATGAGTGA